The proteins below come from a single Candidatus Planktophila dulcis genomic window:
- the rplV gene encoding 50S ribosomal protein L22, with amino-acid sequence MPNTQDALVARAVLRDIRHTPQKARRVVDLVRGMRADEALNVLKFAPQAAGSDVFTLLNSAIANAKQQNPAIRDASELWVVEALVDEGRTMKRFRPRAQGRGFRILKRSSHISVAVSDTKATSKSISRTSSRAQTRNPKRSDKSPLATPVAAVKTPAEKGASN; translated from the coding sequence GTGCCTAATACACAAGACGCACTCGTAGCTCGCGCAGTATTGCGCGACATTCGCCACACACCACAGAAGGCTCGTCGCGTTGTCGACTTGGTTCGTGGAATGCGTGCCGATGAAGCTCTTAACGTTCTTAAGTTTGCACCGCAGGCTGCAGGATCAGATGTGTTCACACTTCTTAACTCTGCAATCGCAAATGCGAAGCAGCAGAACCCAGCAATCCGCGATGCTTCAGAGCTTTGGGTTGTTGAAGCGCTCGTAGACGAGGGACGCACAATGAAGCGTTTTCGCCCACGTGCACAGGGTCGCGGTTTCCGTATCCTCAAGCGTTCAAGCCACATCTCAGTTGCTGTCAGCGATACAAAGGCGACCTCAAAGTCGATCTCTCGCACATCATCTCGTGCGCAGACACGTAACCCAAAGCGTTCAGATAAGTCACCGCTAGCTACTCCAGTAGCGGCAGTTAAAACACCAGCAGAGAAGGGAGCGTCCAACTAA
- the rpsS gene encoding 30S ribosomal protein S19 encodes MPRSLKKGPFIDGHLAKKVDAQNEANTKNVIKTWSRRSMISPSMIGHTIAVHDGRKHVPVFITDAMIGHKLGEFSPTRTFRGHVKDDRRATRA; translated from the coding sequence ATGCCACGTAGTCTCAAGAAGGGTCCATTCATTGATGGACATCTCGCCAAAAAGGTGGATGCCCAAAATGAAGCCAATACAAAGAATGTCATTAAGACATGGTCACGACGTTCGATGATCTCGCCTTCAATGATTGGGCACACCATTGCGGTACACGACGGCCGCAAGCATGTTCCTGTATTTATCACCGACGCAATGATCGGTCACAAGCTTGGTGAGTTCTCACCAACACGCACATTCCGCGGACACGTTAAAGATGATCGGAGAGCAACTCGTGCCTAA